The following are encoded together in the Rhineura floridana isolate rRhiFlo1 chromosome 21, rRhiFlo1.hap2, whole genome shotgun sequence genome:
- the RAB34 gene encoding ras-related protein Rab-34 isoform X1 — MMNILAPVRRDRVIAELPRCFTKEAALHSRTNFHPQVVGMCQAQRTGTVGFKISKIIVVGDLSVGKTCLINRFCKDTFDKNYKATIGVDFEMERFEVLGVPFSLQLWDTAGQERFKCIASTYYRGAQAIIIVFDVNDVASLDHTRQWLADALKENDPSNVILFLVGTKKDLSSPAQYSLIERDALKVAKEMQAEYWAVSSLTGENVREFFFRVAALTFEGSVMAELERSNARRIGDVVRIHSNERDLYLTEKRRRAKCCQ, encoded by the exons ATGATGAACATCCTTGCCCCCGTGAGAAGGGACCGGGTCATTGCTGAACTGCCACGA TGCTTCACCAAAGAGGCGGCCCTGCATTCCAGGACCAATTTCCACCCCCAAGTGGTTGGTATGTGCCAGGCGCAACGCACAGGGACCGTGGG GTTTAAAATTTCCAAGATTATCGTGGTTGGCGACCTGTCGGTGGGAAAGACCTGCTTGATCAACCG GTTTTGCAAAGACACTTTTGACAAGAACTACAAAGCCACCATCGGCGTGGACTTTGAGATGGAGCGATTTGAAGTGCTGGGCGTCCCGTTCAGCCTGCAGCT GTGGGACACGGCTGGCCAGGAGCGCTTCAAGTGCATTGCCTCCACCTACTATCGTGGAGCTCAAG CCATCATTATCGTCTTCGACGTGAACGACGTGGCATCCCTTGACCATACCAG GCAGTGGTTGGCAGATGCCCTGAAGGAAAATGACCCTTCCAATGTCATCCTCTTCCTGGTTGGGACCAAGAAGGATCTCAGT TCTCCGGCGCAGTACAGCCTCATTGAGAGGGACGCCCTCAAGGTGGCGAAGGAGATGCAAGCGGAATACTGGGCTGTCTCATCGCTCACAG GTGAGAATGTGCGGGAGTTCTTTTTCCGAGTGGCAGCGCTGACCTTTGAGGGTAGCGTGATGGCGGAGCTGGAGAGGAGCAACGCGCGGAGGATCGGTGACGTTGTGC GGATCCACAGCAACGAGCGAGACTTATACCTGACCGAGAAGCGGCGGAGAGCAAAATGCTGCCAGTGA
- the RAB34 gene encoding ras-related protein Rab-34 isoform X2, with product MMNILAPVRRDRVIAELPRCFTKEAALHSRTNFHPQVVGMCQAQRTGTVGFKISKIIVVGDLSVGKTCLINRFCKDTFDKNYKATIGVDFEMERFEVLGVPFSLQLWDTAGQERFKCIASTYYRGAQAIIIVFDVNDVASLDHTRQWLADALKENDPSNVILFLVGTKKDLSSPAQYSLIERDALKVAKEMQAEYWAVSSLTGENVREFFFRVAALTFEGSVMAELERSNARRIGDVGSTATSETYT from the exons ATGATGAACATCCTTGCCCCCGTGAGAAGGGACCGGGTCATTGCTGAACTGCCACGA TGCTTCACCAAAGAGGCGGCCCTGCATTCCAGGACCAATTTCCACCCCCAAGTGGTTGGTATGTGCCAGGCGCAACGCACAGGGACCGTGGG GTTTAAAATTTCCAAGATTATCGTGGTTGGCGACCTGTCGGTGGGAAAGACCTGCTTGATCAACCG GTTTTGCAAAGACACTTTTGACAAGAACTACAAAGCCACCATCGGCGTGGACTTTGAGATGGAGCGATTTGAAGTGCTGGGCGTCCCGTTCAGCCTGCAGCT GTGGGACACGGCTGGCCAGGAGCGCTTCAAGTGCATTGCCTCCACCTACTATCGTGGAGCTCAAG CCATCATTATCGTCTTCGACGTGAACGACGTGGCATCCCTTGACCATACCAG GCAGTGGTTGGCAGATGCCCTGAAGGAAAATGACCCTTCCAATGTCATCCTCTTCCTGGTTGGGACCAAGAAGGATCTCAGT TCTCCGGCGCAGTACAGCCTCATTGAGAGGGACGCCCTCAAGGTGGCGAAGGAGATGCAAGCGGAATACTGGGCTGTCTCATCGCTCACAG GTGAGAATGTGCGGGAGTTCTTTTTCCGAGTGGCAGCGCTGACCTTTGAGGGTAGCGTGATGGCGGAGCTGGAGAGGAGCAACGCGCGGAGGATCGGTGACGTT GGATCCACAGCAACGAGCGAGACTTATACCTGA
- the RAB34 gene encoding ras-related protein Rab-34 isoform X3 has translation MCQAQRTGTVGFKISKIIVVGDLSVGKTCLINRFCKDTFDKNYKATIGVDFEMERFEVLGVPFSLQLWDTAGQERFKCIASTYYRGAQAIIIVFDVNDVASLDHTRQWLADALKENDPSNVILFLVGTKKDLSSPAQYSLIERDALKVAKEMQAEYWAVSSLTGENVREFFFRVAALTFEGSVMAELERSNARRIGDVVRIHSNERDLYLTEKRRRAKCCQ, from the exons ATGTGCCAGGCGCAACGCACAGGGACCGTGGG GTTTAAAATTTCCAAGATTATCGTGGTTGGCGACCTGTCGGTGGGAAAGACCTGCTTGATCAACCG GTTTTGCAAAGACACTTTTGACAAGAACTACAAAGCCACCATCGGCGTGGACTTTGAGATGGAGCGATTTGAAGTGCTGGGCGTCCCGTTCAGCCTGCAGCT GTGGGACACGGCTGGCCAGGAGCGCTTCAAGTGCATTGCCTCCACCTACTATCGTGGAGCTCAAG CCATCATTATCGTCTTCGACGTGAACGACGTGGCATCCCTTGACCATACCAG GCAGTGGTTGGCAGATGCCCTGAAGGAAAATGACCCTTCCAATGTCATCCTCTTCCTGGTTGGGACCAAGAAGGATCTCAGT TCTCCGGCGCAGTACAGCCTCATTGAGAGGGACGCCCTCAAGGTGGCGAAGGAGATGCAAGCGGAATACTGGGCTGTCTCATCGCTCACAG GTGAGAATGTGCGGGAGTTCTTTTTCCGAGTGGCAGCGCTGACCTTTGAGGGTAGCGTGATGGCGGAGCTGGAGAGGAGCAACGCGCGGAGGATCGGTGACGTTGTGC GGATCCACAGCAACGAGCGAGACTTATACCTGACCGAGAAGCGGCGGAGAGCAAAATGCTGCCAGTGA
- the LOC133374323 gene encoding adenine phosphoribosyltransferase-like, with product MSTDLRNVPDAREQGWYLRLMAPNVKGPSYAWLDPSLLYCHPQALQDCIEDLLQPFRGDTIDLVAGIDAMGFILGAAIAHMLKKGFLAIRKAGHLCVKTLSEPYRDYTTHDKLMEMRTDAISPGVRVLLVDQWVETGGTMQAAIRLVEQQGGMVAGIAAICVEDSEGGRWLKDRYKWAHCVPPSLMPQFNAHHLDSFQALKSSPGLK from the exons ATGTCCACGGATCTGAGAAATGTCCCTGATGCGCGAGAGCAGGGCTGGTATCTGAGACTGATGGCACCCAACGTCAAGGGCCCAAGCTATGCCTGGCTGGACCCCTCTCTCCTCTACTGTCACccccag GCTTTGCAGGACTGCATAGAAGACTTGCTGCAACCGTTCCGGGGTGACACCATTGACCTGGTTGCTGGAATAGATGCAATGGGCTTCATCCTAG GGGCTGCCATCGCCCACATGCTCAAGAAGGGCTTTCTGGCCATCCGCAAAGCTGGCCACCTCTGTGTGAAGACCCTCAGCGAGCCTTACAGGGACTACACGACCCACGACAAACTGATGGAAATGCGAACGGACGCGATCTCACCAG GTGTTCGAGTCCTGCTGGTGGACCAGTGGGTCGAGACGGGAGGAACCATGCAGGCTGCCATCCGGCTGGTGGAGCAGCAAGGCGGCATGGTGGCAG GTATTGCTGCCATCTGTGTGGAAGACAGCGAGGGCGGGCGTTGGCTCAAAGACCGCTACAAATGGGCCCACTGCGTCCCGCCCTCCCTGATGCCCCAGTTCAACGCTCACCACCTGGACTCCTTCCAGGCCTTGAAGTCCAGCCCAGGCTTGAAGTAG
- the PROCA1 gene encoding protein PROCA1 produces MLRKGASLDRFLQSTGQVGVTSLTPGGGHSFATKSSVPRPERRNPKGGCVLRALHDHPILVATATGLSPPSWEPVMNPGRGGLVRVQEQGRARLQLDETQGGPSSPVPAAANGMPQRVAPKQVLETGLEVAAQLSREEALQPRPCKKILALSASQSFGARRGREGGGREHSGPSSPRGSGHHTAGLKRRRGRRALSLPHGAESGQQQQSLPVPSVNRSAKRMPWRAAAALLCPALLLLLAAASGAGLARDSPAPCVLRSPLSDGRLRFQASDGRELLSATWAPRGAGLSGCRVSVEAREVAAFLSRCPAVQRREEEEEGEPAFPGLAEAKGACLDGSGSVSPRRRTKRGFTYPGTLWCGAGNIAASYEELGAHRETDRCCREHDHCHHVIHPFTYKYGYRNFRWHTISHCDCDNRLKACLRAVNDTASRVVGQAFFNVIQVPCFKFAYKEQCVEPYLYVWCKNYTTVVVAVAQEPVLYEFGGELIDGLATRQPPAWPSSTTAPPHSCSSPPTNSASLPRKPEQAVTVAVTTPAPQARPSSLPKKHRKGKKGKGKGKRRKGKKGKGLKKAEAKAKTPAVLHPHREDAAISRKQLAMHEPAKVDFQAQAELPDIEEDPFNAILSDDPAGGADLSADASQAVSKEAAAPPKANSKPSSVQKKRKGRRSRLQKKEGQVHSVPSSDLGGRGQSFAVQGM; encoded by the exons ATGCTCAGGAAGGGAGCCAGCTTGGATAGGTTCCTTCAGTCCACAGGGCAAGTGGGGGTCACCTCGTTGACCCCGGGCGGCGGGCACAGCTTTGCGACAAAGAGCTCCGTCCCGCGGCCTGAAAGGAGAAATCCCAAAGGAGGCTGTGTCCTACGGGCCCTGCACGATCACCCCATCTTGGTTGCCACGGCAACCGGCCTCAGCCCACCCTCTTGGGAGCCAGTCATGAATCCAGGAAGAGGGGGGCTTGTGAG AGTTCAAGAACAGGGAAGAGCCCGCCTGCAGCTGGATGAGACCCAAGGGGGCCCGTCCAGTCCTGTCCCCGCCGCGGCCAACGGGATGCCCCAAAGAGTAGCCCCCAAGCAAGTCCTCGAGACGGGACTGGAGGTAGCGGCGCAGCTATCGAGGGAAGAAGCCCTCCAACCCCGCCCCTGCAAAAAAATCCTGGCGCTTTCTGCTTCCCAGAGCTTTGGAGCCCGTCGGGGGCGGGAAGGCGGGGGCAGGGAGCATTCCGGCCCCTCCTCTCCCCGCGGATCAGGCCACCACACGGCGGGGCTTAAAAGGCGCCGGGGGCGCCGGGCGCTGTCTCTGCCCCATGGTGCTGAaagtgggcagcagcagcaatcacTGCCCGTCCCGTCGGTCAACCGGAGCGCAAAGAGAATGCCTTGGAGGGCGGCGGCAGCGCTCCTCTGCccggcgctgctgctgctgttggcggCGGCATCTGGAGCGGGGCTGGCACGGGACTCCCCGGCCCCCTGCGTCCTCCGCAGCCCGCTGAGCGACGGGCGACTCCGCTTCCAGGCCTCCGACGGGCGGGAGCTGCTGAGCGCCACTTGGGCGCCCCGAGGGGCCGGCCTGAGCGGCTGCCGCGTCTCCGTCGAGGCGCGGGAGGTGGCCGCTTTCTTAAGCCGCTGCCCCGCCGTCCAGAGacgggaagaggaggaggaaggggaaccgGCCTTCCCGGGCTTGGCAGAGGCCAAGGGAGCCTGCCTGGATGGCAGCGGCAGCGTCTCCCCTCGACGGCGGACCAAGCGCGGGTTCACCTACCCGGGCACCCTCTGGTGTGGGGCCGGCAACATCGCCGCGAGTTACGAGGAGCTGG gagCCCACCGGGAGACGGACAGGTGTTGCCGGGAGCACGACCACTGTCACCACGTCATCCACCCTTTCACCTACAAGTACGGGTACCGGAATTTCCGCTGGCACACCATCAGCCACTGCGACTGCGACAACAG GTTAAAAGCGTGCTTGAGGGCAGTGAATGACACAGCCTCCCGGGTGGTGGGTCAAGCCTTCTTCAACGTCATCCAAGTCCCTTGCTTCAAGTTTGCCTACAAAGAGCAATGCGTGGAGCCTTATCTCTATGTCTG GTGTAAGAATTACACCACAGTGGTTGTTGCTGTGGCCCAGGAACCAGTGCTGTATGAGTTTGGCGGGGAGCTAATCGATGGGCTTGCAACACGTCAGCCACCAGCATGGCCTTCCTCCACCACGGCTCCACCCCATAGCTGCTCCTCTCCACCAACAAACTCAGCTTCTCTTCCACGCAAGCCAGAGCAGGCTGTCACGGTGGCTGTGACCACTCCTGCTCCCCAGGCTAGGCCCAGCAGCTTGCCGAAGAAGCATCGGAAAGGCAAAAAGggcaaagggaaggggaaaagaagGAAAGGCAAAAAGGGCAAAGGCCTGAAGAAGGCAGAGGCAAAGGCCAAGACTCCAGCTGTTCTGCATCCCCATAGAGAAGATGCTGCCATCTCCCGCAAGCAGCTGGCTATGCACGAACCGGCCAAGGTGGACTTCCAAGCCCAAGCCGAGCTTCCAGACATAGAAGAGGATCCATTCAACGCCATCCTCAGTGATGACCCTGCAGGAGGGGCTGACCTGAGCGCTGACGCATCTCAGGCAGTGAGCAAAGAGGCAGCAGCCCCACCAAAAGCCAATTCCAAGCCTTCCTCTGtccagaagaagaggaagggcaggagaagtCGCCTTCAGAAGAAAGAGGGGCAGGTCCACTCTGTGCCCAGCTCAGACTTGGGGGGCAGGGGACAAAGTTTTGCTGTTCAGGGCATGTAA